GACCGTGGTAATGAAACTTGATGAAAAGTTTTCTAAAACGGTTGCGCGAGATTCTGTTATGAAACGCAAGCCGAGAGGAATTTGTCCGAATGGTTGGCATATTCCGACGGTTTTCGATTTTCAGAACTTGATTGCGTATTTAAAGGATATTGATGATGCCGTAGGTGCGGGAACGAATTTGCGTGCTCGCGAAGGATGGCAAGAAAGCGACGATGTCCTGTTGGGGGAGGACGGTTTTGGTTTTACGGGGCTTGCCGCAGGATATCGCGACACGATGGGTGTCTTTGTTGGCCGGGAGTTCTTTACGGGTTTCTGGTCTGGGACAGAGGGGGATTCCCTGCGGGCTCTTGCTTGGACATTGCCTTATGATAATGATGATTTTGTGATGGAGTCTGCAATTAAGGACAATGCTTATTCTGTGCGTTGCCTGATGGATCCGCCGGATGACGATGAATTGTACGACAGTACATCGCTTACGGATATTCGCGATGGAAATCGTTACAGGACGGTTGCTGTTGGTGAAGATGTGTGGATGGCCGAAAATTTGCGCTTTGCAGCCCTAGGGAGTTTCTGTTACGAGGACAAGGATAATCGTTGTCGCAATTATGGAAGGCTTTATCCGTGGCATGTGGCGATGCGCCTTCCGGAAGATTTTATCGAGAGTTCGCTAGACAGTGCTTCGCTAGAAGCGGTTGCGCAGGATCATCAGGGAATTTGTCCCGATGGTTGGCATATTCCGCGGCAAGAAGAATGGCTGCGTCTTGGAAAGTACGCTGTTGGCTTGCGCAAGGGATTGGGGGCGGCGCTGAAAAGCCGTGATGGCTGGGTGCAGGGCGGAGAACCTGTAAACAATGCTAGCGGATTTAACGCACTTCCTGCAGGAAGCCGCTATATTGATGGCGAGTATGCCGAGCTGGGGTCAAGTGCTTATTTTTGGGCTGCCGAAGGTGGCGCCGGTATGGGCGCCGTTTATTGGAACCTGATTAATTCCAAGGATGATTTTGCAACGGCGGAAGATTTTGAACACTCAGCATTTTCGCTTAGGTGCGTGAAAAATAAGACGGGGAGCGCCAAGGCTCCCGAGTCTGCAAGATAGGTTAGAATAAACTAATCTGTTCGCCAGCGTTGGTTGCGCCCTTGGTGTCGGCACTACCAGTGGGATTTTCTTTGCCCTCGGTTGTCGTTTCGTCTGCGTTGGCGGCAATCTGCGCCAAAAGCCACGCTTCGTCGTGTACGGGGATTCCGAGTTCGTTTGCCTTGGTGAGTTTGCTTCCGGCGGCTTCGCCCGCGAGGACCCAGCTGGTCTTCTTGCTTACGGAGCCACTGACCTTGCCGCCGTTTTCTTCGATGAGTTTGCGGGCTTCGTCGCGGTCCATGCTCGGGAGCGTTCCGGTGATGACTGCGGTCTGCCCCTGGAACAGCGTCTTTACGACGCCCTTGAATTCGGTGGGGCAGCCGAGTGCGATAAGTTCGTCGATTTCTTGCGTGTAACGTTCGGTGTGGAAGAAGTCGTAGACGGATTTCCCGATGCGTTCGCCCACGTCGGTCACGTTTTGTAAGTCTTCGACGGTGGCTGTGCGGATTTTTTCCAGCGTGCGGAAGTGCTTCGCGAGGTTCCTTGCGCTGGTGCGACCCACAAAGCGAATGCCGAGGCCGTGCAACAGGTTCTCGAGGCTACGTTCTTTCGAAGCGGCAATGGCGTCGAAGACGTTTTTGGCGCTCTTCTTGGCCATGCGCTCCTGCGATTCCAAATCCTCGAGGGTAAGGCGGTACAGGTCCGGAATGCGCTTGATTTTTCCTGTGGAAATCAGGCTTGCGATAAGGGCGGGGCCGAGGTTCTCGATGTTCATGGCCTCGCGGCTCACGAAATGTTCGAACAGGCATTGCACCTGCGCCGCACAGTGCATGTTTTCGCAGCGGAGAATGACTTCGTCGTCGATGTGGGTGAGCGGTTCTCCGCATACGGGGCATTTTTCGGGGGCGGTCACGGGGACGGCCCCCGCCGGGCGGAGCTCCTTCTTGACGTCGGTGATTTTCGGGATGATTTCGCCGCCCTTCTCGACGCCGACGGTGTCGCCGTAATGCAGGTCCAGGCGCGAGACTTCGTCGAAATTGTGGAGGGTGGCGCGCTTGACGGTGGTGCCCGCGAGGCGCACGGGGGCAAGGTTCGCTACGGG
The Fibrobacter sp. UWH4 DNA segment above includes these coding regions:
- a CDS encoding FISUMP domain-containing protein, which codes for MKIQAFLLVMLLGGAGLASAHVLKMPDFKDIRDGRTYKTVQIGEQRWFAENLRFNVKGSWCYDKKDYNCERYGRLYDWAMAMRMSDYYNSHFIKKFDFSKLKPGQYHDACPVGWHVPTNKDWYKLKYFVAKKGISDGVGISLKSTELWEKELRIPAASDEFGFNAIPAGIKQPYSGFMDLGRTTQFWSSNEIDDGGAYYWNLMYDSRTLEKVYSGKDDGISIRCVEDKLYEVKEPPPPPRKVVPQVVKVKNKVLRTVHIGDQVWMVDNLNVNVPGSFCYEYKEENCEKYGRLYPWTVVMKLDEKFSKTVARDSVMKRKPRGICPNGWHIPTVFDFQNLIAYLKDIDDAVGAGTNLRAREGWQESDDVLLGEDGFGFTGLAAGYRDTMGVFVGREFFTGFWSGTEGDSLRALAWTLPYDNDDFVMESAIKDNAYSVRCLMDPPDDDELYDSTSLTDIRDGNRYRTVAVGEDVWMAENLRFAALGSFCYEDKDNRCRNYGRLYPWHVAMRLPEDFIESSLDSASLEAVAQDHQGICPDGWHIPRQEEWLRLGKYAVGLRKGLGAALKSRDGWVQGGEPVNNASGFNALPAGSRYIDGEYAELGSSAYFWAAEGGAGMGAVYWNLINSKDDFATAEDFEHSAFSLRCVKNKTGSAKAPESAR
- the ligA gene encoding NAD-dependent DNA ligase LigA; this translates as MDQKDIDRTRYFELKKQLEEASRLYYKEGVSPMSDQDFDFGLKEMEALEAKYPELRGNASLTQRVGSDLTNDFAKVAHAVPMLSIANVYSAEEMAEFVKAAEDGIAGLDESAANQDGLLRSARNDGARWICERKIDGVSLSIVYENGRLKQAATRGDGAQGDDVTLNALTIADIPETLDAKKLKIDPSEIPQGTFEVRGEVYMEREAFERLNEQFILEGKKIFQNPRNTVSGSLKLKSVAECKTRPMRFFAYHIPQSNNKTHEENLLQLKKLGFHTNDYWTADTTDEIMKISEQIGSSRDSLPFEIDGMVVKLNDLAMQRALGTTSKSPRWAIAYKFKAERAYTPLLSVEFQVGRTGAVTPVANLAPVRLAGTTVKRATLHNFDEVSRLDLHYGDTVGVEKGGEIIPKITDVKKELRPAGAVPVTAPEKCPVCGEPLTHIDDEVILRCENMHCAAQVQCLFEHFVSREAMNIENLGPALIASLISTGKIKRIPDLYRLTLEDLESQERMAKKSAKNVFDAIAASKERSLENLLHGLGIRFVGRTSARNLAKHFRTLEKIRTATVEDLQNVTDVGERIGKSVYDFFHTERYTQEIDELIALGCPTEFKGVVKTLFQGQTAVITGTLPSMDRDEARKLIEENGGKVSGSVSKKTSWVLAGEAAGSKLTKANELGIPVHDEAWLLAQIAANADETTTEGKENPTGSADTKGATNAGEQISLF